One segment of Niveibacterium microcysteis DNA contains the following:
- a CDS encoding lanthionine synthetase C family protein has protein sequence MSGRTDHTDSRLALYDPTRHEALRASAWDAVRARTTIDEIVRDAEAHFSPDRYWPLHPRDLAPDDDPNLPATTLYFGACGVIWALHYLQARGAARLERDYLDQLDALRERNRAWLASIGSQDFAAYLMGDTPIRMLAYGATRSEADAKALATLIDDNREHPARELMWGAPGTLLAALCLYELTGDERWAAQFRDTAAVLWSQLEWSEKHECAFWTQDLYGHRTNYLDAVHGFVAAAAPILRGAHLLPAADRDAWLSCIANTMQRSVTRDGPFANWRVFLDTPPGRAPLYLMQFCHGAPGFVICLADHPDAALDPLLLAAGETIWKAGPLTKGANLCHGTGGNGYAFLKLYRRSGDPVWLERARAFAMHGIEQVAAEREHYGHGRYSLWTGDIGFAIYLWDCLHGAAAFPTLDVFYP, from the coding sequence ATGAGCGGCCGAACCGACCACACCGATAGCCGTCTCGCGCTCTACGACCCAACCCGCCATGAAGCACTTCGGGCCAGCGCATGGGATGCGGTGCGCGCGCGCACAACGATCGACGAGATCGTCCGCGATGCGGAAGCGCACTTCTCGCCAGACCGCTACTGGCCGCTGCACCCGCGCGATCTTGCGCCCGACGACGATCCGAACCTGCCCGCCACCACGCTGTACTTCGGCGCCTGCGGCGTAATCTGGGCGCTGCACTACTTGCAGGCTCGCGGCGCCGCCCGCCTTGAGCGCGACTATCTCGACCAGCTCGACGCGCTGCGCGAGCGGAACCGTGCCTGGCTCGCATCAATCGGTAGTCAGGACTTCGCTGCCTACCTGATGGGCGATACGCCGATCCGGATGCTCGCGTACGGCGCAACGCGCAGCGAAGCGGATGCGAAGGCGCTCGCCACGCTGATCGACGACAACCGCGAGCACCCGGCGCGTGAACTGATGTGGGGCGCGCCCGGTACCTTGCTGGCCGCCCTGTGTCTCTACGAGCTCACCGGCGACGAGCGCTGGGCGGCGCAGTTTCGCGACACGGCGGCGGTGCTGTGGTCACAGCTTGAGTGGTCTGAGAAGCACGAATGCGCGTTCTGGACGCAGGACCTCTACGGACACCGCACAAACTACCTCGATGCGGTGCATGGATTTGTCGCGGCCGCGGCACCGATCTTGCGCGGCGCACACCTGCTGCCTGCCGCCGACCGCGACGCCTGGCTCAGCTGTATCGCCAACACCATGCAGCGTAGCGTCACCCGCGATGGGCCCTTCGCGAACTGGCGCGTTTTCCTCGACACGCCACCCGGACGCGCCCCCCTCTACCTGATGCAGTTCTGCCACGGCGCGCCGGGTTTCGTGATCTGTCTCGCCGATCACCCGGACGCGGCGCTCGACCCGCTGCTGCTTGCGGCCGGCGAAACGATCTGGAAGGCGGGCCCCCTCACCAAGGGTGCAAACCTGTGCCATGGCACAGGTGGCAACGGCTACGCCTTTCTGAAACTCTACCGACGCAGCGGTGACCCGGTCTGGCTGGAACGTGCGCGCGCGTTTGCGATGCATGGCATCGAACAGGTCGCCGCCGAACGCGAGCACTACGGCCACGGCCGCTACTCGCTGTGGACCGGCGACATCGGCTTCGCGATCTACCTCTGGGATTGCCTGCACGGCGCAGCGGCGTTTCCGACGCTGGATGTGTTCTACCCCTGA
- a CDS encoding glutathione S-transferase family protein, whose translation MLTILGKATSINVRKVLWTCDEIGIPFVREDWGAGFRTTDTAEFRALNPNAMVPVIRDGDFVLWESNTICRYLAGQHGRTNLLPAAPQARAQVEKWMDWQATELNNSWRYAFMSLVRQHPDYQDGERLAAGIAAWHHHIGILEQQLARTGAYAAGDSFTLADVVLGLSVHRWFMAPIPPTSRPVFPAVGAYYERLSERPAFMRHGRNGTP comes from the coding sequence ATGCTGACGATTCTTGGCAAAGCGACATCGATCAACGTGCGCAAGGTGCTGTGGACCTGCGACGAGATCGGGATCCCCTTCGTGCGCGAAGACTGGGGCGCCGGTTTTCGCACCACTGACACCGCGGAATTCCGCGCGCTGAACCCGAACGCAATGGTGCCGGTGATCCGGGACGGCGACTTCGTGCTGTGGGAATCGAACACCATCTGCCGCTATCTCGCCGGTCAGCACGGCCGCACCAATCTGCTGCCCGCTGCGCCTCAGGCCCGCGCGCAGGTTGAAAAGTGGATGGACTGGCAGGCGACCGAACTCAACAACAGCTGGCGCTACGCCTTCATGTCGCTGGTGCGACAGCACCCCGATTACCAGGACGGCGAACGACTCGCGGCCGGTATTGCAGCATGGCACCACCACATCGGCATCCTGGAGCAGCAGCTCGCGCGGACCGGTGCTTATGCCGCGGGCGACAGCTTCACGCTGGCGGACGTGGTGCTGGGGCTATCGGTGCATCGCTGGTTCATGGCGCCGATACCGCCGACCTCGCGGCCAGTCTTCCCGGCCGTCGGTGCCTACTACGAACGCCTGAGCGAGCGGCCCGCCTTCATGCGCCACGGCCGCAACGGCACGCCATGA